The following are encoded together in the Diabrotica undecimpunctata isolate CICGRU chromosome 7, icDiaUnde3, whole genome shotgun sequence genome:
- the LOC140446273 gene encoding uncharacterized protein: MTNEAFISWLGHFAKYKNTGPTLLIFDGAKSHLDISIVETAENYGVTLFCLPSNTTHELQPLDKAVFKSYESFWDQEVLNFLITQPGKNLTKMQYGEIFSKVWLKTMTPANIISEFKATGIFPFNPDIIPESAFAPSLLTNIKENVLEPLDVDDNNVNKPST, from the coding sequence ATGACAAATGAGGCGTTTATTTCATGGCTAGGACATTTTGCAAAGTATAAGAATACAGGACCCACACTCCTGATATTCGATGGTGCAAAATCGCATCTGGACATAAGTATTGTTGAAACTGCAGAAAATTATGGTGTTACTTTATTTTGTCTTCCAAGTAACACCACGCATGAACTGCAGCCTCTGGATAAAGCAGTCTTCAAAAGTTATGAGTCTTTTTGGGATCAGgaggttttaaattttttgataacTCAACCTGGGAAAAATTTAACCAAAATGCAATATGGTGAAATATTTAGTAAAGTTTGGTTAAAAACGATGACACCAGCTAACATCATCTCTGAGTTCAAAGCAACTGGAATATTTCCTTTTAACCCAGACATCATACCTGAATCAGCATTTGCACCCAGTCTTCTAACGAATATTAAAGAAAATGTGTTAGAACCACTAGACGTCGACGATAACAACGTAAATAAGCCATCAACTTAA